In uncultured Draconibacterium sp., one genomic interval encodes:
- the uvrA gene encoding excinuclease ABC subunit UvrA yields MSNSKNAKYIEIQNARVHNLKNISLKIPRNKFIVVTGVSGSGKSSLAFDTLFAEGQRRYVESLSSYARQFLGRINKPEVDFINGIPPAIAIEQKVNTRNPRSTVGTSTEIYDYLKLLYARIGKTISPVSGQVVSRNSVTDVVDYINSYDEGTRLIIVAPLKAKNGRTILQEVELLMQQGFSRIETNDEIKRIDELVKAESDDFCNGSCNLVIDRAAVKHDEDTQSRLADSVQTAFFEGHGECLVKIYTKEGTESKSFSNRFEADGIEFEEPTVHMFSFNNPVGACPTCEGYGKVIGIDEDLVIPNKSLSIYQDAIACWKGEKMSQWKNELIYSAEKFDFPIHKPFYELSEEQKFLIWTGNQYFDGLNQFFKHLEEGSYKIQYRVMLSRYRGKTVCPECKGSRLKREAGYVKVADKSLQELVLMPVSELKEFFRNMILNDHDKQVAKRILIEINNRLEFLDDVGLGYLSLNRLSSTLSGGESQRINLATSLGSSLVGSLYILDEPSIGLHSRDTEKLIKVLRRLQKIGNTVLVVEHDEEIIRAADEVIDIGPMAGQHGGEVVFQGTHADLVKNPKSLTTKYLTGIEDIPVPTRRRKWTNSIQVVGARENNLKNVTVKFPLNTLTVITGVSGSGKSSLISKILTPALTKILGGYGEKTGHHDAILGDYKMIDAIEFIDQNPIGKSSRSNPVTYLKAYDEIRKLLSEQQAAKIQGLKPSHFSFNVDGGRCDECQGEGTIKVEMQFLADVYLLCESCGGKRFKEDILDVKYQDLNVDDILNMTVNAAIELFKQGKSSTEKKITKRLQPLQDVGLGYIKLGQASSTLSGGESQRVKLASFLAKEKDSPTLFIFDEPTTGLHFHDIRKLLDSFNALISRGHSILIIEHNMDVIKSADWIIDLGPEGGDKGGNLVFEGMPEDLIKEKNSYTGEALREKL; encoded by the coding sequence ATGTCAAATAGCAAAAACGCTAAATACATTGAGATTCAGAACGCGAGGGTTCATAATCTAAAAAATATAAGCTTAAAAATTCCCCGAAACAAATTTATTGTGGTTACCGGAGTTTCCGGTTCGGGCAAGTCTTCGCTGGCTTTCGACACCCTTTTTGCCGAAGGTCAACGCCGCTATGTAGAAAGCCTGTCGTCGTATGCCCGTCAGTTTTTGGGGCGGATAAATAAACCCGAAGTTGACTTTATTAACGGCATTCCGCCGGCTATAGCTATCGAGCAAAAGGTAAACACACGCAATCCTCGCTCAACTGTTGGAACCTCAACTGAGATTTACGATTACCTGAAGTTGCTTTACGCACGCATCGGAAAAACCATTTCGCCGGTATCGGGGCAAGTCGTTTCGCGAAACAGCGTAACCGATGTGGTGGACTACATAAACAGTTATGATGAAGGAACCCGCCTGATAATTGTTGCGCCTTTGAAAGCAAAAAACGGGCGGACTATTCTGCAGGAAGTTGAACTGTTGATGCAACAAGGATTTTCGCGTATTGAAACCAACGACGAAATAAAACGTATCGACGAGCTGGTGAAAGCAGAAAGTGATGACTTTTGCAACGGAAGCTGCAACCTGGTTATCGACCGTGCCGCCGTTAAACATGACGAAGACACACAAAGCCGGCTGGCCGATTCGGTTCAAACGGCATTTTTCGAAGGACACGGTGAATGTCTGGTAAAAATTTATACAAAGGAAGGTACGGAATCAAAGAGCTTTTCGAACCGTTTTGAAGCCGATGGAATTGAATTTGAAGAGCCAACGGTTCACATGTTTAGTTTTAATAATCCGGTTGGCGCCTGCCCTACTTGCGAAGGCTACGGGAAAGTTATTGGGATTGACGAAGATCTTGTAATTCCCAATAAATCGCTATCGATATACCAGGATGCCATTGCCTGTTGGAAAGGTGAAAAAATGAGCCAATGGAAAAACGAACTGATCTATTCGGCTGAAAAATTTGATTTCCCCATTCACAAACCATTTTATGAGCTTAGTGAGGAACAAAAATTTCTGATCTGGACCGGAAATCAATATTTTGATGGCTTAAACCAGTTTTTCAAACACCTTGAAGAGGGCAGCTACAAAATACAGTACCGTGTAATGTTATCGCGTTACCGCGGAAAAACGGTTTGCCCCGAGTGCAAAGGGAGCCGTTTGAAAAGAGAAGCCGGCTATGTTAAAGTTGCGGATAAATCGCTTCAGGAACTGGTTTTGATGCCCGTTTCCGAATTGAAGGAGTTCTTCCGGAACATGATTCTAAACGATCATGATAAACAAGTTGCTAAACGTATCCTTATCGAGATCAACAATCGCCTGGAATTTTTGGACGATGTAGGTTTGGGCTACCTTTCACTTAACCGGTTGTCGTCAACTTTATCGGGTGGTGAATCGCAGCGGATAAACCTGGCAACCTCGCTTGGAAGTAGTTTGGTGGGCTCGCTTTATATTTTGGATGAACCCAGTATTGGTCTGCATTCGCGCGACACAGAGAAACTGATAAAAGTATTACGACGCCTGCAAAAAATTGGGAATACGGTACTGGTAGTTGAACATGACGAAGAAATTATTCGTGCTGCCGATGAAGTAATCGATATTGGCCCAATGGCCGGACAACACGGTGGAGAGGTTGTTTTCCAGGGAACACATGCCGACCTGGTTAAAAATCCAAAGAGTCTTACCACAAAATATCTTACAGGCATTGAAGATATTCCGGTTCCTACACGACGTAGAAAATGGACCAACTCCATTCAAGTTGTTGGTGCACGTGAGAACAACCTTAAGAATGTTACCGTTAAATTTCCACTGAATACCTTAACGGTAATTACCGGAGTCAGCGGGTCAGGAAAGTCATCACTTATTTCAAAGATCCTCACCCCTGCCCTGACTAAAATTCTGGGGGGATATGGTGAAAAAACCGGCCATCACGATGCGATTTTAGGGGATTATAAGATGATTGATGCCATTGAGTTCATCGACCAAAATCCTATCGGAAAATCGTCGCGCTCCAACCCGGTGACCTACCTGAAGGCTTACGATGAAATACGGAAATTACTGTCGGAGCAGCAGGCTGCGAAAATACAGGGATTAAAACCATCTCACTTCTCGTTTAATGTTGATGGTGGCCGTTGCGACGAATGCCAGGGAGAAGGAACGATTAAAGTTGAGATGCAGTTTTTGGCCGATGTTTACCTGCTTTGTGAAAGTTGCGGAGGAAAACGTTTTAAAGAAGATATTCTGGATGTAAAATACCAGGATCTGAATGTAGACGACATACTGAATATGACCGTAAATGCAGCTATCGAACTGTTTAAACAAGGCAAAAGTTCAACCGAAAAGAAAATTACCAAACGCCTGCAACCACTGCAGGATGTTGGTTTGGGCTACATTAAACTGGGACAGGCATCGAGCACATTATCCGGTGGTGAAAGTCAGCGTGTAAAACTGGCTTCGTTCCTGGCCAAGGAAAAAGATTCACCAACGCTGTTTATCTTCGATGAGCCAACAACAGGTTTGCATTTCCATGATATCCGCAAGCTGCTTGATTCATTCAATGCGCTAATTTCGCGTGGTCATTCCATACTGATCATCGAACACAACATGGATGTTATTAAATCTGCCGACTGGATCATTGATCTTGGGCCGGAAGGTGGAGATAAAGGAGGAAATCTTGTTTTTGAAGGTATGCCTGAAGATTTGATCAAGGAGAAAAATTCGTATACAGGAGAAGCTTTAAGAGAAAAATTATAA
- a CDS encoding MATE family efflux transporter: protein MNNVDELQEAHVGRLMLKYFIPAFIGVFVNALYNIVDRIFIGQGVGAEALSGISVIFPVMLIMMGFGMLIGIGTSVYVSINLGKKDMERAEQTLGTSFLLMILASVLIMVVTYSLKVPILRSFGSTDETFQYANDYLDIVLGGVAFMVIGFSLNNVIRSEGNARVAMVSMLISSATNIILDPIFIFGLDMGVKGAAYATVISMFVLMLWVLYHFIKSKRAVIRLRMQHLKINWGITLEILAIGMAPFSMQIAGSFVQGLLNKKLIDFGGDLAVGAMGIINSVLTLVIMAIVALNMASQPIIGFNYGAKSVQRIKDTLKITLIAATLIAIVSYALIEAFPGYIIRIFNNDNEVLYNIAIRGLRLVILALPIVGFQVVASNFFQAIGKAGLSMFATVFRQVIMLIPLIFILPGFFGIDGIWISYPVADTMSAMVVGFILYREWKRLPLIIENSDE, encoded by the coding sequence ATGAATAACGTTGACGAATTACAAGAGGCCCATGTTGGGCGTCTTATGCTCAAATATTTCATTCCTGCATTTATTGGAGTTTTCGTAAATGCATTGTACAATATTGTCGATCGGATTTTTATTGGACAGGGAGTTGGAGCCGAAGCATTATCGGGTATCTCGGTAATTTTTCCGGTTATGCTTATTATGATGGGTTTTGGTATGCTCATTGGGATTGGCACCAGTGTTTATGTTTCCATTAATCTTGGGAAAAAGGATATGGAAAGAGCCGAACAAACGCTGGGCACCAGTTTTCTCCTCATGATTTTGGCTTCGGTACTGATTATGGTGGTTACCTATTCGCTGAAAGTACCCATTCTTCGTTCGTTTGGTTCAACCGATGAAACTTTTCAATATGCCAACGATTACCTCGATATTGTTCTTGGCGGTGTGGCATTTATGGTTATCGGATTTTCGCTAAACAACGTTATTCGCTCCGAAGGAAACGCGCGTGTTGCCATGGTTTCCATGCTGATTAGTTCGGCAACCAATATTATTCTCGATCCCATTTTTATTTTTGGGCTTGATATGGGCGTAAAAGGAGCGGCTTACGCAACCGTAATTTCAATGTTTGTTTTAATGCTGTGGGTGCTGTACCATTTTATTAAAAGTAAACGGGCAGTTATACGATTACGGATGCAGCATTTAAAAATTAACTGGGGAATTACACTGGAGATTCTGGCTATTGGTATGGCGCCTTTCTCGATGCAAATTGCCGGAAGTTTTGTTCAGGGTCTTTTAAATAAAAAGCTGATTGATTTTGGTGGCGACCTTGCTGTTGGCGCGATGGGAATTATTAACTCGGTACTAACGCTGGTAATTATGGCTATTGTTGCGCTGAATATGGCCTCGCAACCTATTATCGGTTTTAATTATGGTGCCAAATCGGTTCAGCGAATAAAAGATACTTTAAAGATCACACTTATTGCAGCCACGCTTATTGCCATTGTTTCGTATGCATTAATCGAGGCTTTCCCCGGGTATATTATTAGGATTTTTAATAACGATAACGAAGTGTTGTACAATATTGCAATCAGGGGATTGCGGCTGGTTATTCTGGCACTGCCGATTGTTGGATTTCAGGTGGTGGCCTCCAATTTTTTTCAGGCAATTGGAAAAGCCGGCCTTTCCATGTTTGCAACTGTATTTCGTCAGGTGATCATGTTAATTCCGCTCATTTTTATATTACCAGGGTTTTTCGGTATTGATGGGATTTGGATAAGCTATCCGGTTGCAGATACCATGTCGGCAATGGTGGTCGGATTTATTCTTTACCGCGAGTGGAAGCGTTTACCCTTAATAATTGAAAACAGCGATGAATAA
- a CDS encoding type IX secretion system membrane protein PorP/SprF — protein sequence MSRAQNETYLLPFDNRIELNPALAGLNKNSSYHTGNQYSHLNSEETYNLFYASWDAYSNKLKGGVALNFSQGMLSKQNITTTSLGFFYSGFPIKINDSKILLTAGTDVVSATKHWGVAFLNNIIPHDNDALVEQGESFFRYYIFKPRFGFLWTNNSLHIGLTSTVLHTRNVAYSLIEPTTTLGYTLYISKKMDNRVRDLYSKPFEMSPELVVFYREEVTIARLRLLAEYTDKTWGAFVQNDFTNHITTLGGTFGYRHNFMRFNLNAGMGIPGISDYTAFTCELSLHIIVPPFSHSKYNPWAPAKN from the coding sequence ATGAGTCGTGCGCAAAACGAAACTTACCTGCTGCCTTTTGATAACCGGATTGAACTAAATCCTGCACTTGCCGGATTAAACAAGAACAGTTCGTATCACACCGGAAATCAGTATTCGCATCTAAACAGCGAAGAAACATATAATCTCTTTTATGCCTCGTGGGATGCGTATTCCAACAAGTTAAAGGGAGGTGTGGCCCTGAATTTCAGCCAGGGAATGCTTAGCAAACAAAACATTACCACCACATCGCTTGGCTTCTTCTATTCCGGTTTCCCCATAAAAATTAACGACAGCAAAATACTTTTGACTGCCGGAACTGACGTGGTTTCAGCAACCAAACACTGGGGAGTTGCATTTCTCAACAATATAATCCCCCACGACAACGATGCACTTGTCGAGCAGGGAGAATCTTTTTTTCGCTATTATATATTCAAACCAAGGTTTGGGTTTCTATGGACCAACAACTCCTTACACATTGGGTTAACATCAACCGTATTGCATACCAGAAATGTTGCCTATAGTTTGATAGAACCGACAACAACATTGGGCTATACACTGTATATTTCGAAAAAGATGGACAACAGAGTGCGCGACCTTTACTCCAAGCCTTTTGAAATGTCGCCGGAACTGGTTGTTTTCTATCGCGAAGAAGTCACTATTGCACGACTGCGCTTACTTGCGGAATATACAGATAAAACATGGGGTGCTTTCGTTCAAAACGACTTTACCAACCATATTACTACCCTGGGAGGAACATTTGGATACCGACATAATTTTATGCGCTTTAACCTTAATGCAGGGATGGGAATACCGGGCATTTCTGATTATACTGCCTTTACATGCGAGCTTTCGTTACATATTATTGTTCCGCCTTTTAGCCATTCAAAATATAATCCCTGGGCACCTGCAAAAAACTAA
- a CDS encoding type IX secretion system membrane protein PorP/SprF: MYFKKLLLALLVLPCAVFAQDPGYSQFFANPLHLNPAFAGTTELPRMVINYRNQWPQKGNSFTTYSLSYDFLLKKRNAGIGFQAYHDREPNNIITTSAATATYSYHLQLGLESFMTLGLNAGLVRKQFDTNGLIFPSEIDQLTGVVSGSSGANLYEGSKSYPDFAIGAVGQHRQVFWGASLHHLTTPDESIHEGDHKGKVPMKITVHAGTRLHKFHHALLSRRFTLSPNILYQQQGSFKQLNLGIYMIEKSVLFGAWFRNNIDTRPDAIIALIGFAREKFQFGYSFDYTLSELSNYSYGSHELSLTFFIGAKGENKIRNKLLIPML, translated from the coding sequence ATGTACTTCAAAAAACTTCTACTTGCATTGCTTGTATTGCCATGTGCAGTTTTTGCTCAGGATCCCGGTTACTCGCAGTTTTTTGCTAATCCACTTCACTTAAATCCGGCTTTTGCGGGAACAACCGAGCTTCCCCGGATGGTTATAAATTACCGAAACCAGTGGCCGCAAAAAGGCAATTCGTTTACCACCTATTCCCTTTCATACGACTTCCTTTTGAAAAAACGTAATGCCGGAATTGGATTTCAGGCTTATCACGATCGCGAACCAAATAATATAATCACAACAAGTGCTGCTACTGCAACGTATTCTTACCATCTTCAATTGGGGTTGGAAAGTTTTATGACGCTGGGATTAAATGCAGGCCTTGTCCGGAAACAATTCGATACAAATGGGTTGATATTCCCGTCAGAGATCGATCAGCTCACAGGAGTTGTTTCAGGTTCATCCGGTGCCAACCTTTACGAAGGGAGCAAAAGCTATCCCGACTTTGCCATTGGAGCAGTGGGACAACACCGCCAGGTATTTTGGGGAGCCAGTCTGCATCATTTAACCACACCCGACGAGTCGATCCACGAAGGAGACCATAAGGGGAAAGTACCAATGAAAATTACGGTACATGCCGGTACCCGATTGCATAAGTTTCATCACGCTTTATTGTCGAGGCGTTTTACACTTTCGCCAAATATACTTTACCAGCAACAGGGCTCGTTTAAGCAGCTTAATCTTGGAATTTATATGATTGAAAAATCAGTTTTGTTTGGAGCTTGGTTCAGGAATAACATTGACACACGACCTGACGCTATAATCGCCTTAATCGGCTTTGCACGCGAGAAATTCCAGTTCGGATACAGTTTCGACTATACCCTGTCTGAACTTTCCAATTACAGCTATGGATCGCATGAATTATCACTTACATTTTTTATTGGAGCCAAAGGAGAAAATAAAATCAGAAACAAACTGCTTATTCCCATGCTTTAG
- a CDS encoding PKD domain-containing protein: MIKIKPVFLGVLLWFLGSTGFVLGQTEVPVIENTDTEPIVYCSDSVYVARNISLQNIQIDAADKGMQVSIVNYERGEDKLGYDLVPSLKYNWNDSKGTLEISGVGTDEQYREAISKVFYFNQSGTRSVGTREFAIGLLDADYLPATEHFYQYIAKRGIRWTVAKTEAEKMTYYGLQGYLATITSSVENDFIYSKIDGVGWIGGSDADKEGDWYWKTGPEAGTLFWRGTSNGTAFGFAYWNYGEPNNVQKSWGDDEDYAHMVVSPDSKARSWNDLSDEGDKNNPEGYYYPQGYVVEFGGMENLKLQLSATAYIEVRESKRPELDYTKVQTLFCGTMSATVELIFQDSDPLVELIPLDATVTVDNGLTTKPRITVKDYGKYYFQLNTIDEASCPYIDTVMFEFHNQPKAIFNLDEDECYGYNLQLSYSGEDVEEAAFTWYYNDAEFESGIGLDSVTIPLGFENIDRSVALKVNEQGCIDSSLALEVKVKPNIIVSVENEEGCSPLITEFSVNTSKPAESYLWNFDDGSTSDDENPNHKFLNPDDVRKTFDISLTVLDINGCENTAVYDSLVKVYPVPIAGFDFSPKEVLITDPYVNFTNTSHAGTVYFWNFGDSTISYETEPVHRYNAMGVYNMTLEVGNSFGCADTIVKQVSVVFDKINPPTAFSPNATLPGDQEFRLYAEGVVPDGYNLVIFNRWGELVFETNTQEQGWDGTMSNGNFAPSGMYTWVLEYNDFMGGSHKQKGNITLLF; encoded by the coding sequence ATGATAAAAATAAAACCGGTATTTCTTGGCGTTCTTTTGTGGTTTCTGGGAAGTACCGGTTTTGTTTTGGGGCAAACCGAAGTGCCGGTAATTGAGAATACCGACACTGAACCGATTGTTTATTGCTCCGACTCGGTTTATGTAGCCCGTAATATTTCTTTGCAGAATATTCAGATTGATGCCGCAGATAAAGGAATGCAGGTATCGATTGTAAACTACGAGAGAGGAGAGGACAAGCTGGGTTATGACCTTGTCCCATCCTTAAAGTACAATTGGAATGACTCGAAGGGCACCCTGGAGATAAGTGGTGTGGGTACCGATGAACAATACCGGGAAGCCATATCAAAAGTGTTTTATTTTAATCAGAGTGGAACAAGAAGTGTTGGCACCAGAGAATTTGCAATTGGCTTGCTTGATGCTGATTATTTACCGGCTACCGAACATTTTTACCAATATATTGCCAAACGTGGAATCCGATGGACAGTAGCCAAAACAGAAGCCGAAAAAATGACTTATTATGGACTTCAGGGCTATTTGGCTACAATTACTTCCAGTGTAGAAAACGATTTTATTTATTCGAAAATTGACGGCGTTGGCTGGATAGGTGGAAGCGATGCCGATAAGGAAGGGGATTGGTACTGGAAAACCGGACCCGAGGCAGGAACACTTTTCTGGAGGGGCACTTCCAATGGTACCGCATTTGGGTTTGCCTACTGGAATTACGGAGAACCCAATAATGTGCAAAAATCGTGGGGGGATGATGAAGATTATGCGCACATGGTTGTATCCCCTGACAGTAAAGCAAGATCGTGGAATGATCTTTCTGACGAGGGAGATAAAAATAATCCTGAAGGTTATTATTACCCTCAGGGATATGTGGTGGAGTTTGGCGGTATGGAAAATCTTAAATTACAATTGTCGGCTACAGCATATATCGAAGTACGCGAAAGCAAACGCCCGGAACTGGATTACACCAAAGTACAAACACTGTTTTGCGGAACAATGTCGGCTACTGTTGAATTGATCTTTCAGGATTCTGATCCGCTGGTAGAACTAATTCCTTTGGATGCAACGGTTACGGTCGATAATGGTTTAACCACTAAGCCAAGAATCACGGTTAAAGATTATGGCAAATATTATTTTCAGTTGAATACTATCGATGAGGCGAGCTGTCCGTACATTGATACGGTAATGTTTGAGTTTCACAACCAGCCTAAAGCAATTTTCAATCTCGATGAAGACGAGTGCTACGGCTACAATCTTCAGCTGTCATACTCCGGTGAAGACGTTGAAGAAGCAGCATTTACCTGGTATTACAACGATGCTGAATTTGAATCAGGAATTGGATTAGATAGTGTTACCATTCCGCTGGGATTTGAAAATATTGACCGTTCAGTAGCATTGAAAGTAAATGAGCAGGGATGTATCGACTCATCGTTGGCGCTGGAGGTAAAAGTAAAACCTAATATTATTGTATCGGTTGAAAACGAGGAAGGTTGTTCACCGCTAATTACCGAGTTTTCAGTAAACACCAGTAAACCGGCCGAGTCGTATTTGTGGAATTTTGATGATGGGAGCACTTCTGACGATGAAAACCCAAATCATAAATTTCTTAATCCGGATGATGTGCGTAAAACTTTCGATATCAGCCTTACAGTGCTCGATATTAACGGATGCGAAAATACAGCTGTTTATGATAGCCTGGTAAAAGTATATCCTGTACCAATCGCCGGATTTGATTTTTCTCCGAAGGAAGTTTTGATTACTGATCCTTACGTGAATTTTACCAATACCTCTCACGCGGGCACAGTCTATTTCTGGAATTTTGGCGACAGCACTATTTCCTACGAAACGGAACCTGTACATCGCTACAATGCCATGGGGGTTTATAATATGACGCTTGAGGTCGGTAACAGCTTCGGTTGTGCCGATACCATCGTAAAACAGGTAAGTGTTGTTTTTGATAAAATAAATCCGCCAACGGCTTTTTCGCCCAATGCTACCTTGCCGGGAGATCAGGAGTTTAGATTGTATGCCGAAGGCGTTGTGCCCGATGGATACAATCTTGTGATTTTTAATCGGTGGGGCGAACTTGTGTTTGAAACAAACACGCAGGAGCAAGGCTGGGATGGAACAATGAGCAATGGAAACTTTGCTCCTTCTGGAATGTACACCTGGGTTTTGGAATATAACGATTTTATGGGCGGTTCGCACAAACAAAAAGGCAATATAACCCTCTTGTTCTGA
- a CDS encoding dihydroorotate dehydrogenase-like protein: MANLETTYLGLKLKNPLVAASSGLTSSVEKIKELADAGIGAIVLKSIFEEQINNEVTNMLAKDQQNVGYPEAEDYIKNYMRDNTVTKHLELVKKAKEAVDVPIIASINCVSSKEWTTFAKDFEEAGADAIELNIFYLPTDRHEKPGMIEQLYLDVLEKVKSEVSIPVSVKFGLNHSNIIGMADKLKANGAAGVVMFNRFYEPDINLEKLELVASEVFSSPSDLRRSLRWVGIVSSSVTHLDIAASTGIHDGDAVIKQLLAGAQVAQLCSTLYVNGAQVVTGMLDDLTAFMKKWNFKKIEDFRGRLSYKNIPDPMVYERSQFMKYFSNRK; encoded by the coding sequence ATGGCAAATTTAGAGACTACATACCTCGGACTAAAGCTGAAAAATCCTTTGGTTGCCGCCAGTTCGGGACTAACCAGTTCGGTTGAAAAAATTAAAGAACTTGCCGACGCCGGTATTGGTGCTATCGTGCTTAAATCGATATTCGAGGAGCAGATAAACAACGAGGTGACCAATATGCTGGCTAAAGACCAGCAGAATGTTGGCTACCCCGAGGCCGAAGATTACATCAAAAATTACATGCGCGACAATACGGTAACCAAACACCTGGAGCTGGTAAAAAAAGCAAAAGAAGCTGTTGATGTGCCGATTATTGCCAGTATAAATTGTGTGTCGTCGAAAGAGTGGACCACTTTTGCCAAAGATTTTGAAGAAGCCGGTGCTGATGCGATCGAACTGAATATTTTCTATTTGCCAACTGATCGTCATGAAAAGCCGGGAATGATCGAACAGCTTTATCTTGATGTTCTTGAAAAGGTAAAAAGCGAAGTGAGTATTCCTGTTTCGGTGAAGTTTGGTTTAAACCACAGTAATATTATTGGCATGGCCGACAAGCTAAAAGCCAATGGTGCTGCCGGTGTGGTGATGTTTAACCGTTTTTACGAGCCTGATATCAACCTGGAGAAACTGGAGCTGGTAGCCTCCGAAGTGTTTAGTTCTCCATCCGATTTGCGTCGTTCGTTACGCTGGGTGGGTATTGTTTCATCGTCGGTTACGCATTTGGATATTGCCGCCTCAACCGGAATTCATGATGGCGATGCAGTAATTAAACAGTTGCTGGCCGGTGCACAGGTAGCACAACTTTGTTCTACGCTGTATGTTAATGGTGCGCAAGTTGTTACCGGAATGTTAGACGATTTAACCGCTTTTATGAAGAAGTGGAACTTTAAAAAGATAGAAGATTTCAGAGGTCGTCTATCGTATAAAAACATTCCCGATCCGATGGTTTACGAACGCTCACAATTCATGAAATATTTCTCGAACAGAAAATAA
- a CDS encoding YggS family pyridoxal phosphate-dependent enzyme, translating to MDIGKNIKEITESLPENVRLVAVSKTKPNGDILEAYNAGQRIFGENKVQDLTKKYEELPKDIEWHFIGHPQSNKVKYIAPFISLIHGVDSIKLLKTINKEAIKNNRVIDVLLQFHIAEELTKFGLSLDEADVLLSSDAFKQLTKVRVVGVMGMATYTDDKDQVRNEFRMLRSIFNSLKNKYFSDSKFFTEISMGMSGDYPMAINEGSTMIRVGSNIFGARNY from the coding sequence ATGGATATTGGGAAAAATATAAAAGAAATTACAGAAAGTTTGCCTGAGAATGTACGTCTGGTCGCTGTTTCAAAAACAAAACCTAACGGGGATATTTTGGAAGCCTACAACGCTGGTCAACGCATTTTTGGCGAAAACAAAGTGCAGGATTTAACCAAAAAATACGAAGAACTGCCCAAAGATATCGAGTGGCATTTTATTGGTCATCCGCAATCCAACAAGGTAAAATATATTGCTCCTTTCATTTCGCTTATTCACGGTGTAGATTCCATTAAACTCTTAAAAACCATCAATAAAGAGGCCATTAAAAACAATCGGGTAATCGATGTATTACTTCAGTTTCATATTGCCGAAGAGCTCACCAAGTTTGGTTTGTCGCTTGATGAGGCCGATGTTTTATTGTCGTCCGATGCGTTTAAACAGCTTACAAAGGTACGGGTTGTTGGAGTGATGGGAATGGCAACATACACTGACGATAAAGATCAGGTTCGGAATGAATTTCGCATGTTAAGAAGTATTTTTAATTCACTGAAAAATAAATACTTTTCCGATTCCAAATTTTTTACCGAGATTTCAATGGGCATGTCAGGCGATTATCCCATGGCCATTAACGAAGGGAGCACGATGATTCGTGTGGGAAGTAATATTTTTGGAGCACGGAATTATTGA